The Micromonospora violae DNA segment CCGCAGGTCCTGCTGTGGGGGCACTCGCATCTGTTCGGCGACGGGATGGCCAGCCGGGTCGCCCGGTTGAAGCGGGACGTCGCGGACCGACTGGTGAACATCACTCGACTGAACGCCTACGACCTCAGCGACCCCGCGCTGCGCGGTCACTACGAGGAGATCCGGTCCCGGCAGCCGGTGATGCTGGTCGGGTACACCTCGGCGATCTTCAAAGTTGCCCGCTACATCGAGCGCAACGGGCTGGACCTGGGCGACATGAGTCGGCTGCGGGCGGTGATTCTGACCGCGGAGACGGCCAGCGACGCGGACATCGCACTGATCGAACGGGTCTTCGGAGCGAGTGCGGTGATCGAGTACGGTGCCGCCGAGACCGGTTTGATGGCGATGTCCCGTGCGCAGGCGCGGCCCATCCAGGTCATCTGGGACAGCTACATCTGTCTCGTCGACCAGGACGGCTCGCTCGCGGTCACCACCCTCGACGACCGTCTGTTCCCACTGGTCAACTACGCCATCGGCGACCAGATCGAACCGACTGACGTCGTCGACGGCAACGTGTTGAAGATCCATTCGATACTCGGTCGACAGCAGGAAATCGTCCAGGTCGGCTCGGCGAGCGGGATTCTCGACCTGTCGCCGATCCTGCCGGTGCACATCCTCAAGACCCTCCCGGGCATCGTCGGCGTGCAGTTCCGTCAGGAGCGACCCGACGCGCTGCACATCAACGTGCAGGCCGACCACGAGCTCGACCTGGAAGCCGTGCACCTGTACTTCGTTCGCGAGCTGCGCAAGGACCACCCTGATCTCAGCGCGGACTCGATCACCTTTCACCAGGTGGCCGATCAGACACGCACCCGCGCCGGCAAGCACGCGCTGTTCGTGTCCTGATCGTCGCCGCGCGGCCAGCCCAACGGTCTACCTACCGACGAGGTCGCCGGACGACGCCGGCTGACGCTTCTGGTCAGACGCGACCGGGCGGGGGCGGTGGGATCCGCGCCGCCGATGCCGACGGGTCACCGTGGCCAGCAGCAGGGCCGCCGCCACCAGCATCTCCGCGACGGGGGTCGCGGCGGCGGCGCCTGTCGGTCCGAGCGTCGCCGCCTGGATGAGGAGCGCGCCGCCCACCAGCACCGCGATCGACAGGCCGAGACGACTGGCGGCGACGTATTTCCCGTCGCCGATGCGGTTGAGCGCAACGGCGCGGTTCATGGTCGTGAACGGTAGGGCGAGGGCCAACAGTTGCAGCCAGAGCGCCGATTCGGGTATCGGCAGCGAGAGCAGGCTCGAGGTGAGCCAGGGCGCGGTGGCGATGACCCCGGCGGCGATGATGGTCGCGCCGACGACGGCGATCATCTCGCTGTCCCGGTTGATCGCCTGTCGGGGACCGAGGTTGTGCCGCCGCCGGGTCCGCAGCGCCATCGGCACCCGGAGTCCGCTGAAGGTGACGGCGACCAGTGCCTGGTAGATGTTGACCAGGGCCCCGTAGCAACCGACGACGTGGGGGCTCGCCACCAGGGAGAGGGCGATCGTGCTCGCACGGCCCGTGAACGCCTCGGCGAGACTGTACGTGTACAGCCGGCGGCTCATCCCGAAGGCGCGCCCGGCGGCGCGCAGCGACAGCCCTCTCCACATCGCAGGCGCGGCGGCCGGCCCGTGGCAGGCGAGGACCTCCGTGCTGAGCAGGTAGGTGGCCGCACCGACCAGCAGTGCGGTGGTCAGTGGCAATCCGGCGAGCAGCAGGACCATGGAGAGAAGCCGGGTGCTGACGATCGCCGCCGAGGCCGCGACGAAGCGCATCTGTCGGGCGAGGTCGCCGAAGCGCAGGTCGGCGAGGCTGTTGAAGATCATGACGCCACCGGCACTGAGCAGGGCGACCAGGCCGTACTCCGCGTGGATGTAGAACGCGGCGATCAGCAGGGTGGCGGTCGCCATGGCCGGCACCGCCACCAGCAGCCGCTGACTGTGTGCCGCGCGACGCTCCTCGTCATTGCCGGACACGTACAACAGGGAGGACCCGCCCATGATCAGGTTGGCTACCCAGGTCAGCGCCGCCGTCATCACGCTGTAGGCCGCGATCTCGGCGGTCTGGCCCTGTCTCGCGCTGTACGCGAGGATCCCGGCGTTCAACAGGCCGCTCACCAGGCTGGACACCGACGCCACGACCGTGGTGGACCGCACCCCCGGCCGGCGACTTCCCGGCGAGCGGAGAGGCTCGGTGGGCTCGGCGAGCGTCTGCTCCGACGTCGACCGTTCCTTCAATCGTGGTCCTTTCACGGCGGCGGTGCGCTGCCCGCCGCCGGGCGCGGGTCAGCGTTCCGCGACTGTCAACCGGATCCGGTCGAGGATGTTCGGCCCGGCGGTCTCGGCCCGCCAGGACCGATAGGCCTGACCCGCCGCGCGGCGTGCCGCAAGCCGTTCCTCCTGGCCGCGCTGGGCGAACTGGTCAATCTGGTGAGCCAGAGTCGCCACCGTGGCATCCGTCAGGACGACTCCACCGCCGGCCCGGAGCACCGGGCTCCAGGGGGTCTCGTCCGAACAGATCACCGGGCACGACGCGGAGAGGCTCTCTGCGATGACGTGGCCGAAGTTCTCCCCCTGGGTCGGAAAGACGAACATGTCGTACCGGGCGAAGGTGGACCGGACCGCCTGGTGGGCGAGTTCTCCCCGGTAGGAGAACGTCACGGACGCCGGCAACCGCTGGGCGAGCAGTTGGCATTCGGCCCAATAGGGCCGGTCCTCAATGGGGCCGTAGACGTCGAACACCACCGGCCGCGTCACCAGCGTGAGGGCCTCGATCACCTTCGCCAGATTCTTGATCGGGTTGATGCGACCGATGAAAACGAGACGCGGAGAACCGCCGTTGTCGGCCGGGGGGATCGGCTCTGCCGGAAGTGACACCTCGTTGCGTCGGGTCTCGATCCGGGCCCAGGGAAAGAGGTCCCTGATCAGTTGCGCTTCGTGCGGGTTGGTGGCGTGCCACTGGACCCGGCGCCGCCTGAGAATGGGTCGCCAAACGCTGAGGAACAAGCGCTTCTTGCGGCTCTTGACCCCAAGTGCGCTCGCTGCCAACTCACCTCTTGGCGCAACGAGTATCCGTTCGACCCGGATGATGCGTGTGATCGCGGCGAGAATCGGCAGAATCGACGACATCGCCCAGAGGCTGTTGACGTAGAGCAGGTCGAAAGGGCTCGATCGGAGCGTTTTCAGCAATGCGTACCACTGCCGGAGTCGGCCTGGATCAAGGTAGTAGATGCGGGCCGGACCGCGGCGCGCCCAGTGACCCGACAGGCCGGGATACGGCTCCGTCGAGCCGAGGTCGCGGTCCCTCGTCACCATCGTCACCTCGATCGACGGCGATACGGTGTCGAGCAGTTGGGCGACGGATCGGACCGGACCGCCGGCCCGAAATCCCGGTTCGAAGAAGTCACACGTCAGCAGGACGCGGTACGGCGGCACGGGTGATTCGGTGGGATGGGCGACACCACCTGGTTCGGGAACCATGCGGGAGGAATTGTGAATTGCGTTCGCGGCTGCGGGGGTGCCGTCGCCGCGCAGGACCTCGAAGGTGTCAGCCACGTTCGGCTAACGATGGCGGCGTGGATCGGTGACGGTGCCGTATCGGTCCGAGATGATGCGGCAAAGCCCGGTCCGAAATTCGTGAGACAAGCGGCCGAATGGCATATCCGAATATATGCTCCGCTCTCATGGAGTCATTGACAGGGGCGCGCGCGATGGCAGGTGGGAATCGAGGCGTGCACCCGCGTCACGCGCGCGGTGTGCCCGACGATCGCCTGCGGACCCCGCCCAGCGGCCTCTGGCGCCTCCTCCTCGGGCTGGCCTGGCTCGGGCTGGGCGTGGCGTGCCTGCTTGTCCAACCGAACCCCTCGGCGGCGTGGGACAGGGACGGAACCCTCGCGATGAGCTTCCTGGCGACCCTCTTCGGCGCGTGGGTGTTCTGGCGAGACGGCGGTCGCCGGATCACTGCGGTGGGGCTCTACAACCTTGCCTTCGCGTTCTTCGTCGGCTTCAGCGGGCTCTACCAGACGGTGAAGGCGTGGACGCTCGATCCCGGCATTCCGCTCTTCACCGCCGTCGCCATCTGCTACTTCGCCCAGGTGGTGACGTGGTTGCTGTTCTGGAGCGGCGATGGCTCGCGTCGGCAGCCGACGAACGCCGGGCAGGCGGACGGCAGGACGGCCGGTTGGGCGGTGAAGTCGGGCCTGATCCTGCTGGTGCTCGCCGTGGCCATGGCAACGGTCGCGCCGGATTCGATGCCGGTGGCCAACCCGATCGGCTTTGTCGGCGTCGTGCTCCTCGCCGTGGGGCTGTTGCGGGGGCCGATGGCACACCACACGTTCCTGTGGGGCGTGGTTCTCCTCATCGCCTTCGCGGTCTACTTCACCTATCTCTTCACCGGCTTCGGACGGATTGTCGTCGGCACGTTGGCGCTCGCGCTGCTGGTGATGTCGGCCCACAGTGGTCAGCGGTCGTACACCAAGCTCCTCATCCTCGGCGGGGCGGCCCCGGCGCTGCTGTTCCTTGCCGGGCTTCGTGCCACCGCCTCGCAGGGCTCACCGTTCACGGTCGACCAGGATGGATTCGGGTCCGCGATCAGTCCGCTGCGCGCGTTCGCCCAACTCCTGGCCCTGGATGAGGTGGGGCTGCTGCCCCGGGGCTGGGGGGAGACGTTTGCCAATGCGGCGGTCGGTCTCGTGCCCCGCGCCATGTGGGAAGGCAAACCGATCGGCTTCGGCGCCGACCTCGTCGC contains these protein-coding regions:
- a CDS encoding glycosyltransferase family 4 protein — translated: MADTFEVLRGDGTPAAANAIHNSSRMVPEPGGVAHPTESPVPPYRVLLTCDFFEPGFRAGGPVRSVAQLLDTVSPSIEVTMVTRDRDLGSTEPYPGLSGHWARRGPARIYYLDPGRLRQWYALLKTLRSSPFDLLYVNSLWAMSSILPILAAITRIIRVERILVAPRGELAASALGVKSRKKRLFLSVWRPILRRRRVQWHATNPHEAQLIRDLFPWARIETRRNEVSLPAEPIPPADNGGSPRLVFIGRINPIKNLAKVIEALTLVTRPVVFDVYGPIEDRPYWAECQLLAQRLPASVTFSYRGELAHQAVRSTFARYDMFVFPTQGENFGHVIAESLSASCPVICSDETPWSPVLRAGGGVVLTDATVATLAHQIDQFAQRGQEERLAARRAAGQAYRSWRAETAGPNILDRIRLTVAER
- a CDS encoding phenylacetate--CoA ligase family protein; translation: MRALMERGWLFAERRRRLERKIALYNEPLSRAEIERIQVERFNRIWAYCLTQVPFYRSWRKEHGLPSGISRPSDLHYFPVLDKELLISRSAEVFAQASPKQVYSTGGSTGQPTRFPRGRSESTDRWANNYLGRAWRGIRPFEPQVLLWGHSHLFGDGMASRVARLKRDVADRLVNITRLNAYDLSDPALRGHYEEIRSRQPVMLVGYTSAIFKVARYIERNGLDLGDMSRLRAVILTAETASDADIALIERVFGASAVIEYGAAETGLMAMSRAQARPIQVIWDSYICLVDQDGSLAVTTLDDRLFPLVNYAIGDQIEPTDVVDGNVLKIHSILGRQQEIVQVGSASGILDLSPILPVHILKTLPGIVGVQFRQERPDALHINVQADHELDLEAVHLYFVRELRKDHPDLSADSITFHQVADQTRTRAGKHALFVS